The DNA region aagaaagatttcaagttAGAAACcacaccaaaaattaaaaaataaaaaaaactagaaaaaagaagagaaaatttgtaCAAACTggccaaagggggaaaaataaaacaaagattagagcagaggtaaatgaaatagagaacaataaataatagagagaatcaagaaaatcaaaagtTAGTTTTTTGAAAAGGTCCATTAAATtgacaaacattttgcaagactgacagataaaaaaaaaaagaggatacaaataatgaaaatcagaaatgaaagctgGTGCCTTACGAccaccccactgaaataaaaaggactataaaaggatACCAAGAGCAACTGTTCACCAATAATtatataacctagatgaaatggacaaaattctTATAAACTCAAAAACTTTCTACACTGACCCaagaaaaagtagataatatcaacaaaccaattactagtaaagtaTTAATCATTAATTAAACACCTCCCAAAAAGGAAATGCCCAGGACCAGGTTGCTTCACAGGGGAATATTActaatgacaaaaaaagagaaggcaacTCCAATTCTGATCAaactcattcaaaaaaaaaaaaagaaaatgatgagaacATACTAATTCATTCTGAGGCCAGTGTCACCCTCATACTGAAGCCAGATAAAAAATTCTACAGGAAAAATAAGTTACAGACAGAtatttcttatgaatacagatatagaaatcctccacaaaataccaTCAAGCTGAATCCAATagcaaatgaaaagaattatacaccatgatcaaataggGTTTATTTTTGTTATGCAAGGTAACATACAACATtagcagaatgaagaaaaaaatcacatggccatctccattgatgctgaaaaggcattcaacagaATCTAGagccctttcttgataaaaatacttagaacacaAGGAGTAGAagtaaacttcctcaacatgataaaggacagaTGTGAAAAGCCCACTGCCCTTAATTTCCACCTCTCTGCAACAAAAAGAAGGTGCCCTTACCTGCTCTAACTGTGAGAAGAATACTGTGTTTTGTTGCTGCCATGAAGTAATGCTCCTACCTCTCCCAACCTCAAACTGTGAGGTTGAGTCCTGTCATCTGAATAATATACACATGGGGCAGACAAAATAAGCATTGCATAGGCATTACAGAGCAAATTGCCACAAATGAAATAATGATTGAAAATGGGGGATGGGGAAGCACCTGAGGTGTTTTGCATAAGAGTGCAGGACCTTGAGTAAtgaacaaacagaacagattgaATTAAGTGCTTTCCCTTGAGCTCCCAATTCAGTGAAACAAAGCACTGAATTAGGAGCTCAAGGCTAACCTGCCAGCTGGGTGGCTATTGGTGCAGGTCTAATGTAGGAGACATACCGAAATCATAAGCAATGTATTTTCATGGTACCTGCTGCAATCTTGGTTTTGTACTTCTTGTGTGAAAGCCAGGTATTGGTTTGTTTCCCTCTTGAAATACTCTGACTTGCACAGTTGGAGTTGTAAATGAGAGTTTCAGATTAATTGGAACATCAACAAAGTGAAATAATTATTGGAAAATTCACCAAAAGCCATGCTGGTTTAAAAAGGAAGGGTAGATTTGTGAGatacaatgtttttttaaaaatttttttattaatttttaaattaaaaaaatatgacaaagaaacacaaacattcttaacatatgatcattccgttctacatatataatctgcaattcacaatatcatcacatagttgcatattcatcatcatgatcatttcttgtaatatttgcatcaattcagaaaaagaaataaaaagacaacagaaaaaaaatcatgcataccatccctttcactgatcactagcatttcaaactaaatttattttaacattttccccctattatttatctttattccatatgttctactcgtctgttgacaaggtaaataaaaggagcaagagtcacaagattttcacaatcacacagtcacatggtgaaagctatatcattatgtaatcatcttcaagaaacatggctactggaacacagctctacattttcaggtagttaccttcagcctctccattacatcttgactaacaaggtggtattcttacttaatgcgtaagaataacttccaggataacatctcaactctgtttggaatctctcagccattgacactttattttgtctcatttcactcttcccccttttggttgagaacattttctcaattccttgatgctgagtctcagctcattccaggatttctgtcccacgttgccaggaaggtccacacccctacatgtaccacatagacagggggagggcagtgagtttgcttgttgtgttggctggaaagagaggccacatctgagcaagaaaagaggttctcttcagggtgactcttaggcctaatttaaagtaggcttgatctatcttttgtggggttaagtttcatatgataAACCCcgaagattgggggctcagcctattgctttagttttcctcactgcttgtgagaatatcaagaattcaacttggggaagttgaattttccccctttctcaccattccctgaaggggactttgcaaatacttttttattcactgttcaaatcactctgggatttatcgggacatcactctggacaaacctacaaaatctcaggccttactcaaggttccatgtacttatggtgttcaattaatctgtctacataagttatattagggaatgcactagtcaaagtataaattttgtaccaaataaatatttttttgttttagtctcacacataagttcaaattttaaaatattaattattatcaattttcaacaccctgcagtaatgacattcccaTGTTCTTattcatgcaaaaacagtttttcaaatttgtacatttagtcattaccattatacattctaggcattcctagattataccatctcagtctttatcatctatctttctttctgctttcatttgtgcccccaggcctcctccctctatcattctcccattcagttttttaacataaTAGCATTAtccttaggtagtattgtgctatccatttctgagtttttacaataaGTCCTATTgcccaatctgtatcccttcagctccaatttcccaatatcttaccctatttctatctcttgatggcctctgtaaccaatgaaattctccaagttcattcactaatggtGAGATGCAATTCTGCCTGGCATTTCTACATATCTTGTGACAGCTTTTATCCTGGAGTTCCTTGGCAGATAAAAGTAGTATTTCCTTCTTTGACAGAATTGTTTGTTGACTAGGATATTCAAGATAATGTCTCCCAGTGGACAAAATTAAGCAGGTTTGCAGGCAGCCCTTTAAAAGATTGGGAATTTGTTAAACTGGGAGTTCCTCATTTGTAACTCAGACTCATCATGCGTACAACATTGACTAGGGCCCCTTCCACCTCATGGGAGGGGGGAACTGATAAGAAAAGGAAGCTTATATATCTGCTGTGCAGTGGGTAATAAAGCCATTTGTCTTTGACCCAGGTGTCTTGTGTCAATAGTATCAATAAAATGAAGGGAGGCTAACCTGTTATACTACAAATAGGGTAAAATTTCTGTCTGTTTTGATAATAGAACAAATTTGGCAGAATATGAGAAAGACAAATATGCAGTGGTTTAAATAAGATAAaagctgttgtttttttaaatctcatttaaaTAGCCAAGCTAATGTGTTGAAATTATTCCACAAGTTCCTTGCATCTTGTTTGCTTGCATGGCCTGCTGCGGTGTCAGGAAGCTGGGTATGTTCTATCTTATTGAAGAGTTATCCTTAATATATGTGTTCATTTTCATGGCTCAGCATGGTACTCTGACCTGCATCAAATGTAAAGAGGgtaaaaaggaagaggagggcaaACACCTTTTATCAAAGGTTAATTGctggaaattaaacaaattattttcctttgcatCCATTGACCAGAGCAAGTCACAGGGCCACAACAATTAGAAAGGAAGGCTAGGATAATGAATCTTCATTCTAGTTAGCCACAGAAGAATATTCTATTAACATGGAACAATTGCAGAATACTTAATTACTATGAAATATTGTTTTTAACCCAATAGACAATAGCACAAAGACAGTTTGCAGAAGAGAAGCTTTAAGTCATAAAGGATGTGAATTGAGTGGGAATGGAGACTTACTAATGTCATATATTTTAAGGTACAATTTTGTCTATGACAGGATATGTTCTCCATCTCATATTCTTACTTCTTATTCCCATCTGTAATAGCATTTGCTTTTCTACTTCCAAATCTTCATCTATGTATCTAAGAGTTTATAACATGCATTCATGGGAAGCCAAACTTACATTAGGACAATCTATATGAAATTCTCTGAAGACATAATTAAAATAAGTAGTTTATtcatattatttcaaaaatatttaatgcctGCAGAGAATATTTGCATGACATACAAATTGGTGACCCATGGGGAAATAGTGTTTTTGGCTCTAAGATCCCTCTGAAAATTCCTCATTACATTTAGTTATTTTCCTGCAGGATGCAGAAAGCAGACACACTCCATGGGTTCAAAAGTTGGTTAACTTTTACACGGCACTATGTGTAATACTTAGGGAAGTATTTAATACGTAAGTATATAAATTGCAGTaaacatgaaattttaataaCTGACGTGAAAATCTGCAAAAAAAATgacttaataaaaaatttaataaagtcACCATTTAAATAATCATAAATTGTGGGATAGAGTATGATACAAGCAGAGAGAAATGCAGCATTAGCGAGCTCCTTCAGCATGATGACGTTGAACACTGAAACATGAACATGAACGTGAAAGGTGTGGGACACTGAAGTGCAGGTTGGAGAAATGTGTCTATGTCTTCTTAAAGAAAGCGGTTTGGGATTCTCAATGCATTTGGCAGGCTGCCTTATGTCTTaagagaggaaaataatttatatttctaaaatttaaagatGATGTTTTCTGTTAAATGTGTATTAATGCATTTTGGTATAGTTGGACCATTAAAGCATTAAACTTTTctctaaacttttaaattttgattaaggGAAAGtgatgaaagatgaaaaaaagtatGTAGTGATAGTTTAGCttgaaaatctttttaatttaaaataacctgTATGGTTAAACATAATTGCTTTTCATAGGTCTGAGTTGTGATGACTTgataaaattttcactgttttcttttaCAATATGTCTTGGGGAAGAGATGGTGTGAATAATTGTTAAAGTTAGGCTAAGTAATCTGTTGACATGATAAAATTCCAGTTTTGATGTTTTAGATATATGTGTTCCGATAATTGTTGTCAGTGGTGATTATAATCACAATAGATTGTTTCATAATTATTTGAATGTGCAAAggaaaaatgacatttattttcacTCATAAATGTTTGCATTATTAAGGCCCTTTAGTTTCATAGTGAACTACAATCACCTTGATTCCATTCTGGTTCCTTCCTCTGCTAAGAATACTTGcctcatttcttcatttcctcctagGACCAATCTTATAATGCACCCTTTCCTATGACCTCCTTCAGATAATACTGGAGATACTTTTCATTTGTTCAtagacatttatttaaaataaataatgacccAAATACATGGGTCATTTAAATAATAATCTGTATTTTGGAGGTTGGAAATAATTCTcttaaacagtaaaataaaaatacaaaattatttttcttatacaCTGTCCATCAAAAATGTAATCATTTTATGTGTTTGATGATGAAGATCCTGAGGAAAGAAATCTTCTTGAAACATgccacttatctttttttttaaagaaacactcTATAGTTTGGTCTATAATTACTTGtacaaaattttgtaattttaagaatTCAACTGCTGACAATAGGCTTTTTGAATCTGAATGCACAATCTTCCAGTGTAATAGCTGTGCTAACCTGAAAAATGTTGCTTCTTGCTCTCAATGTTTCTCATTTAATATATTCCAAATGTTGAGAATAGTAATCCATGATtaatttctcttcaattttctgtgGGCTAGACATTTGAATCTTTACTGTGGTAGGAAAATGCATGCCTTCTAAAATGTGTCTCAAAACTACTCTGAgagttttattataaaattgaGATTAAGTATTCCCTTTTCTTGTCTATTAAGTCATGCCAATCTCCAAattcttcatgttttcattctacatattagacagaaagcaaaaagataatTTAAGGAATTGAGGAAGATAGGGGTACATTCAATCTTACACAATTCCTTGTTATAATTTTaactaatttatataattttaatcttcTTCTAACTTTTCCATCAAACTCATTACCTTATCTCttctaaaaactatttttttcctctaggcTTCCATACAGCAttgtctttatctttcttttatctttacaTTGCCCAACTCACActattttcaaattcatatttaCATACTTTTAGTTACTTctacatcattttatttaattttaccatttgTCCATTATCACTATCAAAGCCTGGAAAGGAACCTGAAGTTTCTTGTTATCCACATCAACACTATCACACTGTTCCCGCTGATTTTACAATGGGCATGAAGAGGAATGGGAAGTGGTGACAGCAGTTATGAGCAAATAAAATTATTCCCTATCTCTCATATTCACTTATCTGAAATCTGATTTCATTAGCCATAATAGTAAATAAGAAAGGAATCAGGCTTTAAATTTGATTAGgtgagtaaaataataaatgtgtagtATCATTGGTTATTGGTcagggcagtgtgtgtgtgtgtgtctgtcgtgttcatgtgtgtgtgtgagagctAAATGCAAATGTAGTCTGATGTACTTGTATTGATGGATATAATATTGGTTTTACTATGCAAACATCTTTTGTTAATCAGGAAATATCATAGCATCCCAACTACTGCATACTATCAAcagagaaaaaacattttttctttatttcttaggaCCCTTTAATTTTCTCACTTAAATACAATCAGCAATTACTACACTTGCATGGTTATTTGCTGGTAGAGATGCAATTTAAGTTTCAATTCTCTCTCTCCAAGCACTCTAGGAACAGAATCTATTCTTACTGATATGACTATATGTAAACCGTAAATGATTACTGTATTATTGCTTCTGAACAGTGTTTTGCAAACTGTAGATTAGCACTAGTAAACACTGTTATTTTCCACAGGGGCATCAAATAccaaccttttaaaaaatttttctattcAGATGATTAAATTCCCAGGACAGTAATGGGGAACCATACAAGAGTGATTGTGTTTATCCTAGTAGGTTTGACTGATGACCCACAACTGGAAGTTGTGTTATTTACCTTCCTGCTTCTCACGTACTTGCTCAGCATCACAGGCAATctaatcatcatcacactcaccCTGCTGGATGCTCACCTCAAGAcacccatgtattttttccttcgGAATTTTTCCATCTTAGAAATCTCTTTTACTACTACATGCATCCCTAAATTGCTAGTTATGATGGCAACTGGGGACAAAACCATTTCCTATAATGGTTGTTTCACTCAgttgttttttgctttctttcttggaGCATCTGAATTTTACCTGCTGGCAGCCATGTCCTATGACCGCTACGTTGCCATCTGTAAGCCCCTGCACTACACGACCATCATGAACAGCAAAGTCTGCGTACAGCTTGTCCTCAGCTGTTGGATCGCTGggttcttttccatctttccacCACTTATCATGGATCTAAACCTTGACTTCTGTGCCTCTAACATTGTTGATCATTTCGGCTGTGATGTTAATCCCCTGCTGAGGATCTCCTGCTCAGACACTCGGCTCATCGAGAAGATTGTTTTCATCTCAGCTTTGGTGACACTCCTGGTCACGTTGGTGATGGTGATAATATCGTACATCCACATTGCATTAACGATCCTAAAATTTCCTTCAACTAATCAGAGGAAAAAGGCATTTTCCACGTGTTCTTCCCACATGATTGTGATTTCCCTCTCTTATGGCAGCTGCATCTTCATGTATGTGAAACCCTCAGTCCaagaaagaatttctttttccaaGGGAATTGCAGTGCTCAATACCTCAGTTGCCCCACTTTTGAACCCTTTTATTTACACCCTAAGAAACCAACAAGTGAAGAAAACCTTCATAAATATGGTACAAAGGATTGTCTCTCTCTCAAAGAAGTGAATGTTTTATTGCATTatgtaaagaatatttaaaaatgtgtctaACATAATCTGTTCATTAATAACTTGCAGCACACAGCttctatcattttcttcttccaatACATCGATGCTCCTCTTTACCtcttttcaagttttatttttcatacgTCTTTGTTCCAACAAGTATGATTTACTTTTTTTcgttcatttgatttttttttctcatctgactTTTTCCTTAGATGTCTGAAAGAAATGAAGCCAAATTTTTCAAtctgtctcttttgtttttaGGTATTTTAGTTAATCAAGCCTATGAAAAATTGTTAAAGTTTGTGATACGATCCTGTACCTAATAATGAATTATTACTTGCAGTCAGTTGCagcatatttaaattaatatattttgatatattacatttaaagagattaaaaataactGTAGCAGATGTTAACCTTCATTGGTGATGCtcatttttggaaatgtttatttaaaaaattatgaatgttgcTTTAAAGTACAGTCCACGGAAACGGTATcattttttagtttgtatatGAGAGATATTTACATTTACAAGTATTTTTACCCTATTTGCTTATTTACAATTAATAATGAAATCCAACATACAGCTGGTTTCACAACCAGATCAACACCATCCAATTAATTTAGGATTTGGAATAATCTAAAGTTTACTTGGAACTGCtttatgaatgaatatttgaaatgatgaaataatgaTTCCTGTACTATTTATTCTTCTCAGTAATTATTGATTTCTGACatattatatgtatgtaaatGGCCCCTATTAGCAAAGTCATATTTTAGAAGAGTCCTGGTGTTAAGGAAAGGCTTTCTAATATAAGGACATAAATCATTAAGGGACTCTGAAATCAATTTCTGTGTCATGACCAGAACttcacaaaatgaaatataacagaaaatgttttcatatagatgaattttttgtttcagaAGTGTGAGTGTATTAGGCTattaactgttttccatttcttccttttcattcttaaCTATGtgttgaaaaaatgaaatatgtttgAACATATTGTCTAAAGCAGCAGAATAAATTATAGCTTTAGAGGAAAATACACTTGATAAAATATTAACTGGATAACTGTATAGATTTATCTGGAATATATAGAATAAACAGTATTGTGAAAGTTATATGCATTTATAATAtgatttcaggaagaaatagttATTTAAGTAGATggttatatttttcctttgatcATTCAGGTATGTATTTTTTTGATTTTGAGTAAGTATAGTAATAATCCTAGAGCATTATCAAAATTTAGGAATTTTAAGAacacaaaaaatgagaaaaaatgaatataaattttgagaaaatgaattaaaataaaaaaactatggCTCTTATGAATACTTTCTGTAGGTATGATTCTGTTTTGTGTGCCAAGTACAAGTTTTCTAAAAATTGCTGCTCCAGTGAAATCATTAATTTATTACTGAACTATCCTAAatgatttctgtatatatttttaaatgtctgtcaTCTACAAGTTATTTACCCTAGGTGAAGCTCTGTAGCACAATTAACACAGACTAATTTTCAATGTAACATCATTGTCTTGGGTTGATGATAAATTTTTACATGGATTTCTCTGACTGTTTTGATGGGGAAATTTCAGTTTATCTGGTTTCTCTCCGCATGATTTTGAAATACTAGCGTTCCAAAGATTCCATCTGAATACCTTCTTTTTGGACTCCACCAACCTTACCTACTATGAACCACATCTAACTCTGAATCATGTATGTGtgaatgtatgcatgtatgtaggTAAGTAGGTAAAcatgtaaatatgtttttatgcATGTaccttttaaacttttatatataaaaataggcatgtacatatatatgtgtgtgtgtgcaaacacACTCCTTCCTTGCCTCAAAGGACCTTTtctcacatgcaaaagaatattgGTTCTTTAGCTAGCAAATACAAGGTCTAGACTTTCTTATGATTATATCAAACAATTTTAGTTCTAataacaaataatatttcatcttttttcatttattattagtttgtttattagttcatttCTGTCAATAGAAAGTAATTCCTGCTAAAGTAGGTGGTTTATATGCTTATTTTAGTGTTCATCCCTTTTGCATCGAACAGAACTTGACACAGTGAATATTCACAAACaatttttcatatgaataaacattgaataaataatatactttttatatcaacactgttttatttttgtttgtttacatgggcaggcaccaggaaacgaacactggtctaaggcatggctggcaagaattctgctgctgagccaccatcgcactgcccaacGCTATTGAGtaataatttacatacaataaaattatatgtttaaGAGTGAAGGTTCATCAATATAACAAATACATGTACCCTCTAATCCCCCACCTTAATAAAGATATATTTCCATCTTTCCAGAAAAGTCTACTGTGCAATTTGAAAGCCAATTATCTTCCCCTGTCATGACACCAAACAAACCattcagttgttttcttttaatataggGTAGTTATTCATACTTCATATCATACAAAGGAATCAACCATAAATGTATCAGCAATCCAAATGTAAAAGATGAAACCTGGTATTATTATAAGGAAACATGGATAAATTCCTCCTCACTTGATGTAAGGAAAGGCTCTACACAAAATTCAAAGAGGTAGAAAGGAAATCAACATATTTGACATTGCAAAAATAAGAGCAATATATTTTCATGGTATTCAAAAAGAGATACATCCTCATAAACAACATAAAAATTTCGTGTATAGTAGCGGAAAATATGCACAACGTATATCACAGATGATAGTTTAATATCCctgatatataaagaactctttgaAAATGTGAGCCAATAGACAAAAACATGATAGAAACAAAAGAAGTATCAACAGTGCATAAttgagtaaatataaaatacaaaaattatatacatatgtatgtacatagtcatatatatatttatcaaatattcaattaaagaaaatatatgcaatcCCACacataattaaagaaatataagGTAATACTCATTTACCTTTTCTGAACTATCAGATTGATAAAAGCTTAAGTTGTTTAGTAGCCCACTGTTTTAATGAGACTGTAGGGAAACAGAAATCCTCATAAACTGGTGAAGGGAATAGAAATTGGTTGAATTCATGTGAGGACAACTTAGCAATAGTTTACAAAGAATACATAAGATTTACCTTTCATTTGGCAATTAATATCTTAAGAATTTATCCTGATCTTCTTCCACAAACATTATGAAAAGGTTATTTATTGTTGTATTATTGTGAttgtcaaaattggaaagaactCATAGCTCACATGTAGTAGAGTGGTTTAATAAACTAAAGTACATCCTCACAAAGGACTCTGTAGCTGAAaacaaatttggaatatttctaaaattgatatggaatgtttatacactgttaaatgaatacataaaataaaCAGGCATATATGACttcctttcacaaatatttgtttttgtcctCTTAAATTTAAGTTCCTATGTGTCATTATTTTGTTTAAGCTAAAATTCATAccttgagataattgtagattcacatgcaattGTTAAAAGTAATAAAGAGAACCCTAATAaaaaggcaaagatattacaaaaaaggaaaactacagaccaatctctctaatgaatatagatgcaaaaatcctcaacaaaatcctctAGCATATCAGATCCAGCAACACAttcaaataattatacatcatgataagtaggattcatcccaggtatgcaaggatgtttcaatataagaaaatcaattaatgtaatacaccatatcaacaaatcaaagcagaaaaactacatgatcatctcaattgatgcagaaaaggcatttgacatattcaacatcatttcctgttgaaaacacttcaaaggataggaatagaagggaacttcctcaaaatgatgtagggaatatatgaaaaacccacagctaataacatcctcaatggggaaaaacagaaaactttcccctaagatcaggaacaaaacaaggatgtccactatcaccactgttattcaacattgtattggacattctagccagagaaattagacaagaaaggaagtacaaggcatcaaaattggaaaggaagaagtgaaactctcactgtttgcagataatatgatactatacatcaaaaacctccaaaaatccacagcaaaactactagaaccaataaatgagtacagcaaagtggcaagttacaagatcaacactcaaaaatctgtagtgtttctatacactagtaaggaacaatctgagggggaaatcaagaaaagaatttcacttacaattgcaaccaaaagaataaaatatttaggaatttatttaacttaagagacaaaagatatatataaagaaaactactagaaattgttaaaagaaatcacagaagacctaaatagatggaaatgcataccatgttcatggattggaagaccaaatatagttaagatgtcagttctacctgaattgatgtacagattcaatgcaatagcaatcaaaatgccagcaacttact from Tamandua tetradactyla isolate mTamTet1 chromosome 7, mTamTet1.pri, whole genome shotgun sequence includes:
- the LOC143690024 gene encoding olfactory receptor 6C74-like, which gives rise to MGNHTRVIVFILVGLTDDPQLEVVLFTFLLLTYLLSITGNLIIITLTLLDAHLKTPMYFFLRNFSILEISFTTTCIPKLLVMMATGDKTISYNGCFTQLFFAFFLGASEFYLLAAMSYDRYVAICKPLHYTTIMNSKVCVQLVLSCWIAGFFSIFPPLIMDLNLDFCASNIVDHFGCDVNPLLRISCSDTRLIEKIVFISALVTLLVTLVMVIISYIHIALTILKFPSTNQRKKAFSTCSSHMIVISLSYGSCIFMYVKPSVQERISFSKGIAVLNTSVAPLLNPFIYTLRNQQVKKTFINMVQRIVSLSKK